One stretch of Gemmatimonadota bacterium DNA includes these proteins:
- a CDS encoding PorV/PorQ family protein, producing MRQYTLIGLWIGLIAGEGLAQESDGVTGTGFTFLQYPNNARTVALGEAGVGLIGSGQAILYNPAGLAFMEGREAYFTYVDWISSIKYYVAGISANVPRIGTLGLSVENHDTGPIESENTTLEISEYAISGAYGGLITDRIALGTTLKLIHQSFPERTQNVFAFDLGTYFATGFRNTVIAMGVENLSTSGLGEPERWGLPKNVRLGVLLDLIALMNFDLLPHTLDLVVDVNNPNDSEDGFYTDIGFEYTYTYQTAIGDMLGFSLRAGRKKRPGSIIDPNTLGIGVLFKTQGIGLKVDYTSKSFESFFYERVHILSVAFDF from the coding sequence ATGAGACAATATACGCTAATTGGGCTATGGATTGGGTTGATAGCAGGCGAGGGATTGGCCCAGGAGTCCGATGGGGTAACGGGGACGGGGTTCACTTTTTTGCAGTATCCCAACAATGCCCGCACGGTAGCTCTGGGTGAGGCTGGGGTAGGGTTGATCGGGAGTGGACAGGCTATTTTGTACAATCCAGCGGGACTGGCTTTTATGGAAGGTCGGGAAGCGTATTTTACGTATGTAGATTGGATTAGTAGTATCAAGTATTATGTGGCTGGCATTTCAGCAAATGTGCCGCGTATAGGGACATTGGGACTTTCTGTTGAGAATCACGATACCGGTCCTATCGAGTCCGAGAATACCACGCTAGAAATCAGCGAGTATGCTATTTCTGGGGCTTATGGAGGCCTGATCACTGACCGGATTGCATTGGGGACCACCCTCAAGTTGATTCATCAGAGCTTTCCAGAGCGTACGCAAAATGTCTTTGCCTTTGATTTGGGCACGTATTTTGCCACAGGATTTCGGAACACGGTGATCGCGATGGGCGTGGAGAACTTGAGCACGAGCGGGTTAGGTGAGCCAGAGCGTTGGGGACTTCCGAAGAATGTGCGGCTGGGTGTGCTTCTCGATTTGATTGCGCTGATGAATTTCGATCTCTTGCCTCATACTCTGGATCTGGTCGTAGATGTGAATAATCCAAATGATTCTGAGGATGGTTTCTACACAGATATAGGATTTGAATATACATATACGTACCAGACCGCTATAGGCGATATGTTGGGATTTTCGCTGCGAGCAGGACGAAAAAAAAGGCCCGGGAGCATCATAGATCCCAACACCCTGGGCATTGGCGTGTTGTTTAAGACCCAGGGTATAGGTTTGAAGGTGGATTACACAAGCAAGTCCTTTGAATCTTTTTTTTATGAACGGGTGCATATTCTCAGTGTTGCTTTTGATTTTTAG
- a CDS encoding DUF2442 domain-containing protein — MNTVNNTEPRIKTIEITEELIIADLVDGRIISVPLVWSWRLADATPTQRENYEFIGDGQGVHWPDIDEDISAEGMLMGVPARPTKQRV; from the coding sequence GTGAACACTGTGAATAATACTGAACCTCGTATCAAAACCATTGAGATCACTGAGGAATTGATCATCGCGGATTTGGTGGATGGTCGAATAATCAGTGTACCGCTCGTTTGGTCCTGGCGACTTGCAGACGCAACGCCTACTCAGCGTGAAAACTATGAATTTATCGGCGATGGTCAGGGCGTTCATTGGCCGGATATTGATGAAGACATCAGTGCAGAAGGCATGTTAATGGGTGTACCCGCACGGCCCACTAAACAGCGTGTGTAA
- a CDS encoding DUF4160 domain-containing protein, translating to MPRVSNIQGPYRFFFYSFDCHEPRHVHVRRDRRTCKYWLEPIALCKNYGFSPHELNEIRRLIQSNYVIILEAWREHCE from the coding sequence ATGCCAAGGGTCAGCAACATACAGGGACCATATCGATTTTTCTTTTATAGCTTTGACTGCCATGAACCTCGGCATGTGCATGTGAGACGAGACAGAAGAACATGCAAATATTGGCTCGAACCCATTGCATTATGTAAAAATTACGGCTTTTCTCCTCATGAACTGAATGAAATTCGGCGGTTGATCCAATCGAACTACGTGATAATTTTGGAGGCATGGCGTGAACACTGTGAATAA
- the modA gene encoding molybdate ABC transporter substrate-binding protein: MKQWFIYIFIATCLSTRGIALAEPVTVYAAASLTSALQDLSKTVEKQGIPLRMSFASSSILAKQIALGAPADIYFSANVKWMDFLATEKLLEPNTRINLLGNALVIISPKNEKFDVAPHADFDFPGAFHGQLALGDPSHVPAGIYTVEALKKLGWWTLLKNRIAPAMDVRGALTLVARGECAAGIVYATDAKISDGIAVIATLPDSLLHTPIVYPIAIVKGRHKQTVEAAMHFFQSDTAAVVFQRYGFRVLDSGNKK; the protein is encoded by the coding sequence ATGAAACAATGGTTCATCTACATCTTCATCGCAACCTGTCTCTCAACGCGCGGAATCGCCCTTGCCGAACCCGTCACCGTATATGCCGCAGCCAGCTTGACGAGTGCTCTGCAAGATCTCTCCAAAACCGTAGAAAAACAGGGCATACCGTTGCGAATGTCTTTTGCCAGTTCTTCGATCCTCGCCAAACAGATAGCCCTGGGTGCGCCTGCGGATATATATTTCTCAGCTAATGTAAAATGGATGGATTTTTTGGCAACGGAAAAATTGCTCGAACCCAATACCCGAATCAACCTGCTGGGCAACGCCCTCGTAATCATCTCCCCCAAAAATGAAAAATTCGATGTTGCGCCCCATGCGGACTTTGACTTCCCCGGCGCATTCCATGGACAATTAGCCCTGGGCGACCCATCTCACGTGCCTGCGGGTATCTACACTGTAGAAGCCCTGAAAAAATTGGGCTGGTGGACATTGCTCAAAAACCGCATCGCCCCGGCAATGGACGTACGCGGCGCACTCACACTGGTCGCCCGCGGAGAATGTGCAGCCGGCATTGTCTATGCCACAGACGCGAAGATTAGCGATGGCATCGCGGTAATTGCCACACTCCCCGATTCCCTATTGCACACACCCATTGTCTATCCCATCGCCATCGTAAAAGGACGACACAAACAAACAGTCGAAGCCGCCATGCACTTCTTTCAATCAGACACAGCGGCTGTGGTCTTTCAGCGGTATGGATTCCGAGTGTTGGATTCAGGAAATAAAAAATAA
- a CDS encoding SGNH/GDSL hydrolase family protein, translating into MSDFWVQDGETMLFIGDSITDCGRRAAEAPLGSGYVRAFTEIVTAQFPERKIAYINRGIGGNRVTHLHERWREDVIDHAPDKLSIKIGINDLHSVLRQAEDAVPPARFEELYDAILDTTQREIGCPIVLITPFYISTDTSGQTFQSEVMALIPEYIGIVEKMSEKYGTKLLRLHDLFQAHLEYRGSETFCPEPVHPNRTGHFIIADALFKMLCEA; encoded by the coding sequence ATGTCCGATTTTTGGGTTCAAGATGGCGAGACGATGTTGTTTATTGGCGATAGTATTACGGATTGTGGTCGGCGGGCGGCTGAGGCACCGCTGGGCAGTGGGTATGTGCGGGCGTTTACAGAGATTGTGACGGCGCAGTTTCCCGAGAGAAAGATCGCGTATATCAATAGGGGAATTGGCGGCAATCGCGTGACGCATTTGCACGAGCGCTGGCGAGAAGACGTGATTGACCACGCGCCGGATAAGTTGTCGATTAAGATCGGGATCAACGATTTGCACAGCGTTTTGCGACAGGCGGAGGATGCGGTTCCGCCCGCGCGCTTTGAAGAATTATACGATGCGATTTTGGATACGACACAACGGGAGATTGGGTGTCCAATTGTGCTGATTACGCCGTTTTATATTTCGACGGATACATCCGGGCAGACGTTTCAGAGCGAGGTTATGGCGTTGATTCCGGAGTATATCGGCATTGTGGAGAAGATGAGCGAGAAGTACGGAACAAAGCTGTTGCGGTTGCACGATCTTTTCCAGGCGCATTTGGAATATAGAGGTTCAGAAACTTTTTGTCCAGAGCCTGTGCATCCCAATCGAACAGGGCACTTTATTATTGCGGATGCGTTGTTTAAGATGCTTTGTGAGGCGTGA
- a CDS encoding Gfo/Idh/MocA family oxidoreductase encodes MDKLKIAHIGTGNRGTGVYLPLIAKLKDDLELVAVCDVSEDSVKAQGAKYNVAAYTDTAEMLEKEKPDICSIVITPSNNHIPGLLCSEHGVSYCTETPIDTDLGWADEMIESAKQHGTKIEVNENYYRVPSERIKREMILAGVFGKINVAYNEFRGHGYHGIGLIRSYVGFDNEPLRVFGLRKSFAVQEHVWRRGQPTRDSEDWQQGVIEFADGAVGVFHFSSLSYGSPLRGFNGTKFYAERGMCFRDEAVILNDTADEQRKITVARKTNDVDGFETLAALVADTTPEVVWENPLQNYPLSDGEITVASELMSIANAVRNDTEPEYGAYIGRKDREIDVAMARSWANDGEPVTFPFEYERR; translated from the coding sequence ATGGACAAGCTCAAAATTGCACATATCGGCACGGGGAATCGCGGTACAGGCGTGTACCTTCCGCTCATTGCCAAGTTGAAGGACGACCTTGAACTGGTCGCTGTTTGCGATGTAAGCGAAGATTCTGTCAAGGCGCAGGGCGCAAAGTATAACGTTGCTGCATATACAGATACCGCTGAGATGCTGGAAAAAGAGAAGCCAGATATTTGCTCCATCGTTATTACCCCGAGCAATAATCATATCCCGGGGCTGTTGTGCTCTGAACATGGCGTGAGTTACTGCACCGAGACGCCGATTGACACAGACCTCGGCTGGGCGGATGAGATGATCGAGTCCGCAAAGCAGCACGGGACGAAGATTGAGGTCAACGAAAACTATTATCGCGTGCCATCGGAACGGATTAAACGCGAGATGATTCTGGCGGGTGTATTCGGCAAGATCAATGTTGCCTATAACGAGTTTCGCGGACACGGGTATCACGGGATTGGCTTGATTCGCAGTTACGTCGGGTTTGATAACGAACCCCTGCGCGTGTTCGGTTTGCGAAAGAGCTTCGCAGTGCAGGAGCATGTCTGGCGGCGAGGTCAGCCGACACGCGACTCAGAGGATTGGCAGCAAGGCGTTATCGAATTTGCCGATGGCGCAGTCGGGGTATTCCATTTCAGCAGTTTGTCTTACGGTTCGCCGCTTCGGGGTTTCAACGGCACGAAGTTCTACGCCGAGCGCGGGATGTGCTTCCGCGATGAAGCGGTCATTCTGAACGATACCGCCGATGAGCAGCGCAAGATCACGGTCGCCCGCAAAACCAACGATGTCGATGGGTTTGAGACCCTCGCCGCACTCGTGGCGGATACAACGCCAGAGGTGGTGTGGGAAAATCCGTTGCAAAATTATCCGCTCAGTGATGGCGAAATTACCGTTGCGTCAGAATTGATGAGTATCGCAAATGCCGTTCGCAACGATACCGAGCCAGAATATGGGGCTTACATCGGTCGCAAGGACCGGGAGATTGACGTGGCGATGGCGAGATCGTGGGCAAACGATGGTGAACCTGTGACGTTCCCATTCGAATACGAACGGCGATAA
- a CDS encoding aminotransferase class I/II-fold pyridoxal phosphate-dependent enzyme: MFSSPQESVIRRMTRLSLEHNAVNLSQGITDEPVLYDLAWAGIAAILGGSDEGAEQLHALALRDLLSRNPGNDNRSLKDLCAILQPQHDRYNQYSFPYGLPELREAIADYTRRFYAFRPNPETQITVTAGATEGLSSTLRALCNPGDGVIVLQPFHEMYPNQASLFGLHCEYVTLCEKSDGWALDKDEWTAAAKRARALILNTPHNPTGKVFSESELAFIAALCCKHDLFLITDEIYEHILYGDCVHICPATLAGMAKRTIIVNAITKTANASGWRVGWVISPEQHTPQIRAVHDTLVVQAPTPLQKGAEHLLRLPDAIFNNIHKPFLQKRDLLLNALQSTGFKITPPDGSYYLFADYRSVPTLCDMNATDAAMYMTREIGVTPVPGDNFYATGNEGDRYLRFAFCRTLDSLSEAAERLKKLT, from the coding sequence ATGTTCTCTTCCCCACAAGAATCCGTCATCCGGCGCATGACCCGCCTATCCCTTGAGCACAATGCCGTAAACCTCTCTCAAGGGATCACAGACGAACCCGTACTCTACGACCTCGCCTGGGCGGGCATCGCCGCCATTCTGGGCGGCTCAGATGAAGGTGCCGAGCAATTGCACGCGCTCGCCCTCCGCGATCTCCTCTCGCGTAACCCGGGCAACGATAACCGTTCACTCAAAGACCTCTGCGCCATCCTCCAACCCCAGCACGACCGCTACAACCAGTACTCCTTTCCCTACGGATTGCCCGAACTGCGAGAAGCCATCGCAGACTACACCCGGCGATTCTACGCCTTTCGCCCCAACCCCGAAACGCAAATCACCGTCACCGCAGGCGCGACCGAAGGACTATCCTCAACACTTCGCGCCCTGTGCAATCCCGGCGATGGCGTCATCGTCTTACAACCCTTTCACGAAATGTATCCCAACCAGGCCAGCCTTTTCGGGCTGCATTGCGAATATGTCACCCTGTGCGAAAAAAGCGATGGCTGGGCGCTCGACAAAGACGAATGGACCGCCGCGGCAAAACGCGCGCGCGCACTCATCCTCAACACGCCACACAATCCCACGGGCAAGGTATTCTCCGAATCAGAACTCGCCTTCATCGCAGCCCTCTGCTGCAAACACGACCTATTTTTAATCACCGACGAAATCTACGAACACATCCTCTACGGCGATTGCGTTCACATCTGCCCCGCAACACTCGCTGGCATGGCCAAGCGCACCATCATCGTCAACGCCATCACCAAAACCGCCAACGCCAGCGGTTGGCGCGTCGGCTGGGTCATATCGCCCGAACAACACACCCCGCAAATTCGCGCTGTTCACGACACCCTCGTCGTACAGGCCCCCACCCCCTTGCAAAAAGGCGCCGAGCACCTGTTGCGGTTGCCCGACGCCATCTTCAACAATATTCACAAACCATTCTTACAAAAACGGGATCTGCTCCTCAACGCACTCCAATCCACCGGATTCAAAATCACCCCACCCGACGGATCCTACTACCTCTTTGCCGATTACCGCTCTGTCCCCACCTTATGCGACATGAACGCAACCGACGCTGCCATGTACATGACCCGGGAAATTGGCGTCACTCCCGTACCCGGCGACAACTTCTACGCAACGGGCAACGAAGGCGACCGGTACCTGCGGTTTGCCTTCTGCCGCACCCTCGACAGCCTGAGCGAAGCAGCAGAACGGCTGAAAAAGCTGACCTGA
- a CDS encoding sulfatase, translating to MPDKPNILWIYGEDLYPNLACYGTPAVQTPNIDKLASEGTLFTNAFVTCPVCSPSRSAIITGRYQTSFGAHNHRSKRDTPLPEHIRLITDYFRDAGYYTCNSPGPPFDKPGKTDFNFQRKGVFDGIDWTQRAEGQPFYAQNNITDTHRNFTPDPQNPVDPDAVEIPPYYPDHPLIRKDWAMYLESAQVFDRKVGQVLQRLEDEGVADNTIVFLIADHGRAHIRDKQFLYDGGIRIPCIVRWPGHIDAGVVSDELVSGIDLAPTALSLAGLDVPPEMEGNIFLGPDAKSRSEIYSARDRCDGTVDRIRCVRTKNYKYIRNYHPDRPYMQFNRYKYQQYPLWTLLPLLDKEGKLTEAQAKFLAPYRPYEELYDLQADPHEVENLAESPDHQNVLNDLSARLDNWIETYGDQGEIPEDPEVIAAQAEDMYDKHQSATDSHLSPEEYIKAWEQKLLG from the coding sequence ATGCCCGATAAACCCAATATCCTCTGGATCTACGGCGAAGACCTCTATCCCAACCTCGCCTGCTATGGCACGCCAGCAGTGCAAACCCCCAACATCGACAAACTCGCATCGGAAGGCACGCTATTCACAAATGCGTTTGTCACCTGCCCGGTGTGTTCCCCGAGCAGATCGGCCATCATCACCGGCCGCTACCAAACCAGCTTTGGCGCGCACAATCACCGCAGCAAGCGCGACACCCCATTGCCCGAACACATTCGCCTCATCACCGACTACTTCCGCGATGCGGGATATTACACCTGCAACAGCCCGGGACCGCCCTTTGATAAACCCGGCAAAACCGACTTCAACTTCCAGCGCAAAGGCGTCTTTGACGGCATCGACTGGACCCAACGCGCCGAGGGCCAGCCCTTTTACGCCCAGAACAACATCACAGACACCCATCGCAACTTCACGCCCGACCCGCAAAATCCCGTCGATCCCGACGCCGTAGAGATCCCACCTTATTATCCCGATCATCCCCTCATCAGAAAAGACTGGGCAATGTATCTCGAAAGCGCTCAGGTCTTTGACCGCAAAGTCGGACAGGTGCTCCAGCGCCTCGAAGACGAAGGCGTCGCCGACAACACCATCGTCTTCCTCATCGCCGATCACGGACGCGCGCACATCCGCGACAAACAATTTCTGTACGACGGCGGCATCCGCATCCCCTGCATTGTGCGCTGGCCCGGGCACATCGACGCGGGCGTCGTAAGCGACGAACTCGTCAGCGGCATAGACCTCGCACCCACCGCGCTCTCGCTCGCGGGTTTAGACGTCCCCCCGGAAATGGAAGGCAACATCTTCCTCGGTCCCGATGCAAAATCCCGCAGCGAAATCTACTCAGCACGCGACCGCTGTGACGGCACAGTAGATCGCATCCGCTGTGTACGCACCAAAAATTACAAATACATACGCAACTACCACCCCGACCGCCCCTACATGCAATTCAACCGCTACAAATACCAGCAATACCCCCTCTGGACGCTCCTTCCCCTGCTCGACAAAGAGGGCAAACTCACCGAAGCACAGGCAAAATTCCTCGCGCCCTATCGCCCTTACGAAGAACTCTACGACCTGCAAGCCGACCCCCACGAAGTCGAAAACCTCGCAGAATCGCCAGACCATCAGAACGTGCTCAACGACCTTAGCGCACGCCTCGACAACTGGATCGAAACATACGGCGATCAGGGCGAAATCCCCGAAGATCCAGAGGTCATCGCGGCACAAGCAGAAGACATGTACGACAAACACCAAAGCGCAACGGACAGCCACCTATCGCCCGAAGAATACATAAAAGCCTGGGAACAGAAATTGCTGGGATAA
- a CDS encoding sugar phosphate isomerase/epimerase gives MKLGLNSVLFGAWDMETAFKYTAMAGYDGIEVAAISGMSQHLVLDNWLETAREARRLGREYGLELLAMEQPRQDPEMMEKAFQAANEAGIPVVNCGPGGKSDDEETFQQSIDSLGNLANMAEKYGVTLCVKAHVGAAIYNTPTTLRVMEAISSPAFGIDMDPSHIHRANENPVEAIAAVVSRVKHVHIRDCKGRERGPGAPENQANGRGDIDLVGYIRILHENGYDGPVNLEVIGTRAQGQSLEQCCIIGAEARGHMQACLQACGAR, from the coding sequence ATGAAACTCGGACTCAACTCAGTTCTTTTTGGCGCGTGGGACATGGAAACCGCTTTTAAGTACACAGCCATGGCCGGATACGACGGCATAGAAGTCGCGGCAATTAGTGGCATGAGCCAGCATCTCGTCCTCGACAACTGGCTTGAAACAGCCCGGGAAGCCCGACGTCTGGGACGTGAATACGGCCTCGAACTCCTCGCCATGGAACAACCCAGACAAGACCCTGAAATGATGGAAAAAGCATTTCAAGCTGCAAACGAAGCCGGTATCCCCGTCGTCAATTGCGGTCCGGGAGGAAAATCAGACGATGAAGAAACCTTCCAGCAAAGCATCGACTCCCTTGGCAACCTCGCCAACATGGCCGAAAAATACGGCGTAACCCTCTGCGTCAAAGCCCATGTGGGCGCAGCCATCTACAACACCCCAACCACCCTGCGGGTGATGGAAGCCATCTCATCTCCCGCATTTGGCATTGACATGGACCCCTCGCACATCCACCGCGCGAACGAAAATCCAGTAGAAGCCATCGCAGCCGTCGTCTCGCGCGTCAAACACGTCCACATCCGAGACTGCAAAGGCCGCGAACGCGGTCCAGGCGCCCCTGAAAACCAGGCCAATGGCCGCGGCGACATTGACCTCGTCGGTTATATCCGCATCCTGCACGAAAACGGTTACGACGGACCCGTCAACCTCGAAGTCATCGGCACAAGAGCACAGGGACAAAGCCTGGAACAATGTTGCATCATCGGCGCAGAAGCTCGCGGACACATGCAAGCATGCTTGCAAGCGTGCGGCGCGCGATAA
- a CDS encoding NAD(P)-binding domain-containing protein, whose protein sequence is MAILFVRTENLERSWPYVPEALMARLNELDEVRIVQVERGVPLSELTDLSHISAIALFGGQLTEACLARAPELKAVGGVLDNWGHRSLPVDGMFERDIPIIDGTRAWAASVAEITLALTLNALRLIPQWHKRMASGERLWNFEYAQFCDNPDFVNGTLGTKTVGVMGLGQIGGRMAMWCNALGSRVLGYDPFIPKSQLDELGVEGVEMDTLVDECEIVVVTIPPTPSARKILSRERIYRLRKGSLVVITTRAHAVDMDALRERIIANELAGAFDVYDNEPVPTDDLLRNRNNVVHTPHIAGRTRDANLQVAEVIGDDFERILNGEAPQARLSKEAIDVRGSRTDLPAMQNQ, encoded by the coding sequence ATGGCGATTCTGTTTGTCCGGACGGAAAATTTGGAACGGTCATGGCCGTATGTGCCTGAGGCACTGATGGCGCGGCTAAATGAATTAGACGAAGTGCGCATAGTACAGGTAGAACGCGGCGTACCACTTTCGGAATTGACGGATTTATCGCATATATCTGCCATCGCGCTATTCGGTGGACAGTTGACAGAAGCGTGTTTAGCACGCGCGCCCGAATTAAAAGCCGTGGGAGGGGTGCTGGATAATTGGGGCCATCGCTCTCTTCCAGTCGATGGCATGTTTGAACGCGATATCCCCATCATTGATGGCACGCGCGCGTGGGCGGCATCTGTCGCAGAAATCACGCTCGCCCTGACATTAAATGCCCTGCGCTTGATACCGCAATGGCACAAACGCATGGCATCGGGAGAACGCCTGTGGAATTTTGAATACGCGCAATTTTGCGACAATCCAGATTTTGTCAACGGCACATTGGGAACCAAAACCGTCGGCGTCATGGGGCTGGGACAAATCGGCGGACGGATGGCAATGTGGTGCAACGCACTCGGCTCGCGCGTACTCGGCTACGATCCATTTATTCCAAAATCGCAGTTAGATGAACTCGGCGTAGAAGGCGTGGAAATGGACACCCTCGTAGATGAATGCGAGATAGTCGTCGTCACCATACCGCCAACGCCATCTGCCAGAAAAATCCTATCGCGGGAACGCATTTATCGGTTGCGCAAAGGCAGCCTGGTCGTAATAACCACCCGCGCACATGCCGTCGATATGGATGCACTGCGCGAACGCATTATCGCCAACGAACTCGCCGGTGCATTTGACGTATATGACAACGAGCCGGTACCAACAGACGACTTATTGCGCAATCGGAACAATGTGGTACACACCCCCCACATTGCCGGACGCACGCGAGATGCGAACTTGCAAGTCGCCGAAGTAATCGGCGATGATTTCGAGCGAATCTTAAATGGCGAAGCACCCCAGGCTCGGCTCTCCAAAGAAGCGATAGACGTGCGGGGATCGCGCACAGATCTGCCAGCGATGCAGAATCAATAA